A stretch of Polyangium spumosum DNA encodes these proteins:
- a CDS encoding tyrosine-type recombinase/integrase — TSEERSPKQKPAPRRRADIPPPLHQSSRENVASLQDSVRVDSEGRSHGEIHTPKTGQREIPISRELARLLAPIVKRGPREAHVALNDHGKPWGQFGIDQAFERVCRRAGLSGWSVYGLRHYAITSWLRAGIPVHVVQKMAGHKHLATTQKYVHFLKQDLEEAARRLPVRRTRQNAKTDGQDEDQS, encoded by the coding sequence ACCTCCGAAGAAAGATCGCCGAAGCAGAAGCCCGCGCCACGCCGCCGAGCTGACATCCCACCCCCACTGCACCAGAGCTCGCGCGAAAACGTCGCGTCGCTGCAGGACAGTGTGCGCGTAGATAGCGAGGGTCGGTCACACGGCGAGATCCACACGCCCAAGACCGGCCAGCGGGAGATCCCGATCTCCAGGGAGCTCGCGCGTCTCCTCGCCCCCATCGTGAAGAGGGGACCCAGGGAGGCGCACGTCGCCCTGAACGACCACGGCAAACCGTGGGGTCAGTTCGGGATCGACCAAGCGTTCGAGCGCGTCTGCCGGCGGGCGGGCCTGAGCGGGTGGTCGGTGTACGGTCTCCGACACTACGCGATTACCAGTTGGCTCCGCGCTGGCATCCCTGTCCACGTCGTCCAGAAGATGGCAGGTCACAAGCACCTGGCGACCACGCAGAAGTACGTCCACTTCCTCAAGCAGGACCTGGAAGAGGCAGCCCGCCGGCTGCCGGTACGCCGAACTCGGCAGAACGCCAAGACGGACGGCCAGGACGAGGACCAGAGCTGA
- a CDS encoding protein phosphatase 2C domain-containing protein, with amino-acid sequence MGIFDIVVAEAECPRCGDLQPWRIQYKYGYCRLHEYTLGDAICWFDPPGRRAPLIDMGENVAGLVAVSGTPEAACRHCKVEPDEATVWFRDNVVESVEVGVPVPNDDFIPVTPPLEWLQVWSQRRAGSANEDRLEASCRGRRWTLVIADGAGGLSGGALAAQRAAEAVSALGADMELTPATWCERLVQLDREMSADPKCGETTLVVVQVSGSELWGASIGDSGALLVEAGRVVELTARQKRKPLLGSGECMPTSIERQPLTGRLLLASDGLLKYLPQPRLSGIALAGDVRSAVDALVEAVELPSGRFHDDVAVILAEHVVRS; translated from the coding sequence ATGGGCATATTCGATATTGTTGTGGCCGAAGCAGAGTGCCCGCGCTGCGGCGACCTGCAGCCGTGGCGAATCCAGTACAAGTACGGGTATTGCCGCCTGCACGAGTACACGCTTGGCGACGCGATTTGCTGGTTCGACCCACCAGGGCGACGCGCACCCCTGATCGACATGGGGGAGAACGTGGCCGGTCTGGTTGCCGTGTCGGGCACGCCGGAGGCCGCATGCCGCCACTGCAAAGTCGAGCCGGACGAAGCAACGGTGTGGTTCCGAGACAACGTCGTGGAGAGCGTCGAGGTGGGCGTCCCCGTGCCAAATGACGACTTCATACCCGTCACCCCTCCACTGGAATGGCTACAGGTCTGGTCGCAGCGGCGCGCTGGCAGTGCAAACGAGGATCGCCTTGAAGCGAGCTGCCGTGGTCGCCGGTGGACACTGGTCATTGCGGACGGCGCGGGCGGGCTTTCCGGCGGCGCGCTCGCTGCACAACGGGCAGCGGAGGCGGTGTCTGCCTTGGGTGCAGACATGGAGCTCACGCCTGCGACTTGGTGCGAACGGCTCGTGCAACTCGACCGCGAAATGTCCGCGGATCCAAAGTGTGGGGAGACGACGCTCGTCGTGGTCCAGGTGAGCGGCAGCGAGCTGTGGGGCGCGAGCATCGGAGACTCGGGGGCGCTCCTCGTAGAGGCCGGGCGGGTCGTGGAGCTGACCGCGAGGCAGAAGCGCAAGCCGCTTCTCGGCAGTGGGGAATGCATGCCTACGAGTATCGAGCGTCAGCCCCTCACGGGGCGTCTTCTCCTGGCGTCCGACGGTCTTTTGAAATACCTGCCTCAACCAAGGCTCTCCGGGATCGCTTTGGCGGGTGACGTCCGCTCGGCCGTCGATGCGCTGGTCGAGGCTGTGGAGCTTCCTTCGGGGAGGTTCCACGACGATGTCGCCGTGATACTCGCCGAGCATGTCGTGCGCTCGTGA
- a CDS encoding B12-binding domain-containing radical SAM protein, with amino-acid sequence MPAARALLVVPPLLKYSAGPLLGPALLVAAARAAGHEADALDLSIRWIRERLPPDLELPASTVVGDHDKPGALLSALQRETFVPMLQVYLTDFDRLGDADPHLSLTCSHDAVDAAVERLVASPVGHWIRSQLESSTRPDVFGVSVLFSGQVLLGLVASAIARELWPSVQIVWGGAHVTALQDRIVQDARFGRFVDTFVIGYAERTFVELLDAVARDLPLPQECLRAGGRMVRRAVDDPTHAPVFQDLSLYGLPRLTLPTQASRGCSYGKCEFCTYPTIEGVYRTLQDAVVEPVVRTAAERGANVAFKDSLLVPKRLAALSEQIAGRVRWSGCTKLHASLDATALRRLSLGGCDTLEVGLETIDPEQQRRIDKKQSKGLFLRVLDAAGEAGVGLVVNYITGFPEQNAVAAAEELAWVREELSRRTGLRAVVEHNDFQLERLSPMARSPDAWGIAITGEWPWASVLGWRMATAPRALPGLRVVA; translated from the coding sequence ATGCCCGCTGCCCGTGCGCTCCTCGTCGTTCCGCCCCTTCTCAAGTACAGCGCAGGCCCCCTCCTCGGCCCCGCGCTCCTCGTCGCCGCCGCTCGCGCCGCGGGGCACGAGGCCGACGCGCTCGACCTGAGCATCCGGTGGATTCGCGAACGGCTTCCGCCCGACCTCGAACTCCCTGCTTCGACCGTCGTCGGCGACCACGACAAGCCCGGCGCGCTCCTTTCCGCGCTCCAGCGCGAGACGTTCGTGCCCATGCTCCAGGTGTACCTGACCGACTTCGATCGCCTCGGTGACGCGGATCCCCATCTATCGCTCACGTGCTCGCACGACGCCGTGGATGCTGCGGTCGAGCGCCTCGTCGCGTCACCCGTGGGCCATTGGATCCGCTCGCAGCTCGAATCCTCCACGCGGCCCGACGTGTTCGGGGTCTCCGTACTTTTCAGCGGGCAGGTGTTGCTCGGGCTCGTCGCGAGCGCGATTGCCCGGGAGCTCTGGCCGTCGGTGCAAATCGTTTGGGGCGGCGCTCATGTAACGGCGTTGCAGGACCGGATCGTGCAGGATGCCCGGTTCGGCCGGTTCGTGGATACGTTCGTGATCGGGTATGCCGAGCGCACGTTCGTCGAGTTGCTCGACGCGGTCGCACGCGACCTGCCGTTGCCACAGGAATGCTTGCGTGCCGGCGGTCGAATGGTTCGTCGTGCCGTGGACGATCCGACGCATGCGCCTGTCTTTCAGGATCTATCGCTGTATGGATTGCCGCGCCTCACGCTGCCGACGCAAGCGTCTCGCGGTTGCAGCTATGGGAAGTGTGAGTTCTGCACGTACCCGACGATCGAGGGCGTCTACCGAACGCTCCAGGATGCGGTCGTCGAGCCCGTCGTGAGAACAGCGGCAGAGCGAGGCGCAAACGTCGCGTTCAAGGACAGCCTGCTCGTCCCGAAGCGACTCGCGGCGCTTTCCGAGCAGATCGCGGGGCGCGTTCGCTGGAGCGGGTGCACGAAGCTGCATGCATCGCTCGATGCGACGGCGCTACGGCGGCTTTCGCTGGGTGGATGCGATACGCTGGAGGTGGGGCTCGAGACGATCGATCCGGAACAGCAACGGCGCATCGACAAGAAGCAATCGAAGGGTTTGTTTTTACGCGTGCTCGATGCCGCGGGGGAAGCCGGCGTCGGGCTCGTGGTCAATTACATCACGGGGTTCCCCGAGCAAAACGCAGTCGCTGCGGCCGAGGAGCTCGCGTGGGTGCGGGAAGAGCTCTCGCGACGCACCGGATTGCGCGCCGTGGTGGAGCACAACGACTTCCAGCTCGAGCGACTCTCGCCGATGGCGCGTTCGCCGGATGCCTGGGGAATCGCGATCACCGGGGAATGGCCGTGGGCGAGCGTGCTGGGGTGGCGGATGGCGACGGCGCCGCGCGCGCTGCCAGGGTTACGCGTCGTGGCATGA
- a CDS encoding sigma-70 family RNA polymerase sigma factor — protein MNTPQATAPTSSTPRWQAALAAVSLALLSVLVLLPLAVTLLALWAGVLGLASAWALDAIGARETHVVEGAVAIAASLLGLTGFVALIGAIASVVRKLGSRGAPSRPAASQPVGYYVPPIPPPKERSSWYRELFRHPWLSLGGVALFVDGCVVPFQASRVIRMPLDLLGGFILAGATLLFLFAAALSTRGWWLWMRSLWTGVRRSAFFAGLVTAGSLAVSVIALLIGNALGQVASALSAQEMARALETCSGSTTACSRQVVQGALGGKPRSLAPAQAGEITTPEEEAGFNRCVEALHHRDAYGNSDRSEGIRIAYGYTRDKDSAEEIVQEIIVAVCTRSQRLRNVREYFFKSVRNAAFKETRQGRRSCPLDPNDPPPFPVACFQDGPIPDLLREEAREKAVYDALCGLKPEERKVIVQHLWEDRPHAEIAQRLNLTTEAVRQRYSRAVRALKEKFDERCQ, from the coding sequence GTGAACACGCCACAGGCCACTGCGCCAACCTCGTCCACCCCGCGCTGGCAGGCCGCGCTGGCGGCGGTGTCGCTCGCGCTGCTCTCGGTGCTCGTCCTGTTGCCGCTCGCGGTCACGCTGCTGGCCCTCTGGGCGGGCGTCCTGGGCCTCGCGAGCGCGTGGGCGCTCGACGCCATCGGCGCGCGGGAGACGCACGTCGTGGAGGGCGCGGTGGCGATCGCCGCGTCCTTGCTCGGGCTGACCGGGTTCGTCGCGTTGATCGGCGCCATCGCCTCGGTCGTGCGCAAGCTCGGCTCCCGCGGTGCACCATCAAGACCCGCGGCGTCGCAGCCGGTGGGTTACTACGTGCCGCCGATTCCCCCGCCGAAAGAGCGTTCGTCCTGGTATCGGGAGCTCTTTCGTCACCCGTGGCTCTCTCTCGGCGGGGTGGCGCTCTTCGTCGACGGGTGCGTCGTGCCATTCCAGGCATCACGCGTCATCCGGATGCCGCTGGATCTGCTCGGTGGTTTCATCCTCGCGGGCGCGACGCTCCTCTTCCTGTTTGCCGCGGCGCTCTCGACCCGGGGGTGGTGGCTCTGGATGCGCTCGCTCTGGACGGGCGTGCGCCGGTCGGCGTTTTTCGCGGGGCTCGTGACGGCGGGGAGCCTCGCTGTCTCGGTCATCGCGCTGCTCATCGGCAATGCGCTCGGCCAGGTCGCGTCGGCGCTCTCGGCGCAGGAGATGGCGCGTGCGCTCGAGACGTGCTCGGGGTCGACGACGGCTTGCTCGCGGCAGGTCGTGCAGGGCGCGCTCGGGGGAAAACCGCGGAGCCTGGCGCCAGCGCAGGCTGGGGAGATCACGACGCCGGAGGAGGAGGCGGGCTTCAATCGGTGTGTGGAGGCTCTGCACCATCGCGATGCCTACGGGAACAGCGATCGAAGCGAAGGGATCCGGATTGCATACGGCTACACGCGCGACAAGGATTCGGCGGAGGAGATCGTGCAGGAGATTATCGTCGCGGTCTGCACGCGGAGCCAGCGGCTCAGAAATGTCCGGGAGTACTTCTTCAAATCCGTGCGCAACGCGGCCTTCAAGGAGACACGCCAGGGCCGCCGGTCCTGCCCGCTCGATCCGAACGATCCCCCTCCTTTCCCCGTGGCATGTTTCCAGGACGGCCCCATCCCGGACCTTCTTCGAGAGGAGGCGAGGGAGAAGGCCGTCTACGACGCGTTATGTGGCCTCAAGCCGGAAGAGCGGAAGGTGATCGTGCAGCACCTCTGGGAGGACCGTCCGCACGCCGAGATCGCCCAGCGCCTCAACCTCACCACGGAGGCCGTACGGCAGCGGTACAGTCGGGCCGTACGTGCGCTCAAGGAGAAATTTGATGAGCGATGTCAGTAA
- a CDS encoding DEAD/DEAH box helicase, with the protein MSSFVRLHPQLRHGIVNDLGWRSLRPVQELAVDAVLDGCNVVVLAPTAGGKTEASIFPVLSRILSEGLDPVAALYVCPIRALLNNVEERIRAYARMVGLDAFKWHGDVAATKKARFAREPAHLLLTTPESLEVMLISQKTSARNLFRQLSAVIVDEIHAFAGDDRGAHLVALLERLTHFCGRDLQRIGLSATVGNPEEIGAWFQGSSRRPFRLVDPPRPLAERNLLIDRVSDVADAAREAARLGQGKKSLIFVESRSQAERVAAAMAGRGVEVFVHHSAVSRADRQLAEAHFVAGTNTAIVCTSTMELGIDIGDLDLVIQVDAPSSVASLLQRMGRTGRRAGTRANCTFLCESPETLVQAVALLRLAERGWVESVRPVHAAAHVLAHQIMALVLQEGGISRHRVREWVASATPFHGLDEADVAELVDTMIARDILHEADGLLSLGVAGELRFGRKNFFELYAVFDAPQAMRVMHGNQDVGIVETAFVRAVLEKPGGGSFRLAGRSWQVGQVEWSKAVCRVTPAKAGRVPVWLGTPSMMSGAVCAEIKRTLAGDEQHAWLSDAAGAELRELREDYDGLVGEGETPLEDDGETIRWYTFAGGALNRLLASGLERVGAGEWTAGNWSLKRKGHVEVGAVREDVLRLAGLRWEEVAGGEANDAKLEEVSKFQRCLPERMARRLAVERLFDVEGVMAFAGRLRVPVVSRRGG; encoded by the coding sequence ATGAGCAGCTTCGTCCGTCTGCATCCCCAGCTCCGTCACGGCATCGTGAACGACCTGGGATGGCGGAGCTTACGCCCGGTGCAAGAGCTCGCCGTCGATGCGGTTCTCGACGGCTGCAACGTGGTCGTCCTGGCGCCGACGGCGGGCGGAAAAACCGAGGCCAGCATTTTTCCCGTGCTGTCCCGCATCCTGAGCGAGGGGCTCGACCCCGTCGCGGCGCTTTACGTGTGTCCGATCCGCGCGCTGTTGAACAACGTGGAAGAGCGCATTCGCGCTTATGCGCGGATGGTGGGGCTCGACGCATTCAAATGGCATGGCGACGTGGCTGCCACGAAGAAGGCCCGATTTGCGAGGGAGCCTGCGCACCTCCTGCTCACGACGCCCGAATCGCTCGAGGTGATGCTCATCAGTCAGAAGACGAGCGCGCGCAATCTGTTTCGCCAGCTATCGGCTGTCATCGTGGACGAGATCCACGCGTTCGCCGGGGATGACCGAGGCGCGCATCTCGTTGCCCTTCTGGAGCGGCTCACACACTTCTGCGGCCGGGATCTCCAGCGTATCGGCTTGTCGGCGACGGTGGGAAACCCGGAGGAGATTGGCGCGTGGTTCCAGGGATCGAGTCGACGGCCATTTCGTCTCGTCGATCCGCCACGGCCACTGGCCGAACGGAATTTGCTGATTGACCGAGTCTCCGACGTTGCGGACGCGGCTCGGGAGGCGGCACGGCTCGGGCAAGGCAAAAAGAGCCTCATATTCGTTGAGAGCCGCAGCCAGGCCGAGCGGGTGGCAGCGGCGATGGCCGGTCGTGGCGTCGAAGTCTTCGTGCACCACAGCGCCGTGAGCCGCGCCGATCGACAGCTGGCCGAGGCGCACTTCGTGGCGGGGACGAACACAGCGATTGTCTGTACGTCAACGATGGAGCTAGGCATCGACATCGGCGATCTCGATCTCGTGATCCAAGTCGACGCGCCGTCCTCGGTCGCGAGCTTGCTTCAGCGCATGGGTCGCACGGGGCGGCGTGCGGGGACGAGGGCGAACTGCACGTTCCTGTGCGAGAGCCCGGAGACACTCGTGCAGGCGGTCGCCTTGCTTCGCTTGGCCGAGCGCGGATGGGTGGAGAGCGTGCGTCCCGTGCACGCTGCCGCGCACGTGCTAGCGCATCAGATCATGGCGCTCGTGCTTCAGGAGGGCGGGATCTCGCGGCATCGCGTCCGCGAATGGGTGGCATCGGCGACGCCATTTCACGGGCTGGACGAGGCGGACGTGGCGGAGCTCGTCGACACGATGATCGCGCGTGACATCCTACACGAGGCTGATGGTCTTTTATCGCTGGGGGTAGCGGGAGAGCTACGGTTCGGTCGGAAGAACTTCTTCGAGCTCTACGCGGTCTTCGACGCCCCGCAGGCGATGCGGGTGATGCATGGAAACCAGGATGTGGGTATCGTGGAGACGGCGTTTGTCCGCGCCGTGCTCGAGAAGCCGGGCGGCGGAAGCTTTCGGCTCGCGGGACGCTCCTGGCAGGTCGGGCAGGTCGAGTGGTCGAAGGCGGTGTGCCGTGTGACGCCTGCGAAGGCCGGGCGCGTGCCGGTTTGGTTGGGAACGCCTTCGATGATGTCGGGGGCGGTGTGCGCGGAGATCAAGCGAACGCTGGCCGGTGACGAGCAGCATGCGTGGTTGTCCGATGCGGCGGGGGCTGAGTTGCGGGAGCTGCGGGAGGACTACGACGGGCTCGTGGGCGAGGGTGAGACGCCGCTGGAGGACGATGGGGAGACGATCCGCTGGTACACGTTCGCCGGGGGAGCGTTGAATCGGTTGCTCGCAAGTGGGCTCGAGCGGGTGGGCGCGGGGGAGTGGACGGCCGGGAACTGGTCGCTGAAGCGGAAGGGGCACGTCGAGGTCGGAGCCGTGCGGGAAGATGTGCTCAGGCTCGCGGGGCTGCGGTGGGAGGAGGTTGCGGGCGGCGAGGCGAACGACGCGAAGCTCGAGGAGGTGAGCAAATTTCAAAGGTGCTTGCCGGAACGGATGGCGAGAAGGCTCGCGGTGGAGAGGTTGTTCGATGTCGAGGGAGTGATGGCGTTTGCGGGGCGGTTACGAGTGCCGGTCGTGTCTAGGCGTGGAGGATGA
- the brxD gene encoding BREX system ATP-binding protein BrxD, translated as MTVSEIEAREIVAALRAGAVPERGLHHIATGLDKLMDAVDAELDFVSSGAGRGLSKWIRGEYGSGKTFATRLLCARARARRFATSEVQISINDTPLQHLETVYRRLMERLTTAAEGSPAFPSIVDAWLFDVGEQVTALRGLSDDDPAFITAVEERLEDKLAALRAYNPAFTQVLRAYHRAMSANDFGTAQQLLAWLSGQPNVDRTVTSRAGVKGNVDGQAALAFLRGVLMLLRQSGYAGLVVVLDEVETVQRMSAPAREKSLNALRQLVDMLANNDLPGLYLVVTGTPEFFDGYKGLKSLPPLYQRIAPRFEEDPRHDNLRALQVRLLPFDTQRLLLVGQRVRGLFPAQEGARVQTVADDAFLEAMVREVTSGFGGQVAVCPRIFLKEVVDVLDKVDQHSDYDPRGRYKLEVNEAELRPEELAARRGIAPSAQLDLEEQTTEAKPAEEKPSETKPARTRKRSTRRLDG; from the coding sequence ATGACCGTGAGCGAGATAGAAGCCCGCGAGATCGTCGCAGCCCTGCGCGCAGGCGCGGTGCCGGAGCGCGGGCTCCACCACATCGCGACCGGCCTCGACAAGCTGATGGACGCCGTGGACGCGGAACTCGACTTCGTGAGCAGCGGCGCGGGGCGCGGTCTATCGAAGTGGATCCGCGGCGAGTACGGCAGCGGCAAGACCTTCGCGACACGCTTGCTCTGTGCGCGCGCCCGTGCGCGACGCTTCGCGACGTCGGAGGTCCAGATCTCGATCAACGACACGCCACTACAGCACCTCGAGACGGTGTACCGGCGCCTCATGGAGCGGCTCACCACCGCAGCCGAGGGCTCGCCCGCGTTCCCCTCGATCGTCGACGCGTGGCTCTTCGACGTGGGCGAACAGGTGACCGCGCTGCGTGGACTCTCCGACGATGATCCCGCGTTCATCACGGCCGTCGAGGAGCGTCTCGAGGACAAGCTCGCGGCCCTTCGGGCCTACAACCCGGCGTTTACCCAGGTGCTCCGCGCCTACCACCGCGCCATGTCCGCAAACGACTTCGGCACGGCCCAGCAGCTCCTCGCGTGGCTCTCGGGGCAACCGAACGTCGATCGCACGGTGACGAGCCGGGCAGGTGTGAAGGGAAACGTGGATGGGCAAGCGGCGCTCGCATTCCTGCGCGGCGTGCTCATGCTACTCCGACAATCGGGATATGCGGGGCTCGTCGTCGTGCTCGACGAGGTGGAGACCGTGCAACGCATGTCCGCTCCGGCACGCGAAAAATCGTTGAATGCGCTTCGCCAGCTCGTCGACATGCTGGCGAACAACGACCTTCCGGGACTGTACCTCGTCGTCACTGGCACGCCTGAGTTCTTCGACGGCTACAAGGGCCTCAAGTCACTGCCGCCGCTCTACCAGCGGATTGCTCCGCGCTTCGAGGAAGACCCGCGCCACGATAACCTTCGCGCTTTGCAGGTCCGCCTTCTTCCGTTCGACACGCAGCGCCTTCTTCTCGTGGGGCAGAGGGTGCGGGGCCTGTTCCCAGCGCAAGAGGGCGCCCGTGTTCAGACCGTCGCCGATGACGCCTTTCTCGAGGCCATGGTCCGCGAGGTGACGAGCGGTTTTGGCGGACAAGTTGCAGTTTGTCCGCGCATTTTCTTGAAAGAAGTGGTCGATGTGCTGGACAAGGTCGATCAGCACTCCGACTACGATCCGCGTGGTCGCTACAAGCTCGAAGTAAACGAGGCCGAGCTGCGGCCCGAGGAGCTTGCGGCCCGCAGGGGGATCGCACCTTCGGCGCAGCTGGACCTCGAAGAGCAAACCACCGAGGCCAAGCCGGCGGAGGAGAAGCCCTCGGAAACGAAGCCCGCACGGACTCGCAAGCGGTCGACGCGTCGCCTGGACGGCTGA